A genomic region of Papaver somniferum cultivar HN1 chromosome 7, ASM357369v1, whole genome shotgun sequence contains the following coding sequences:
- the LOC113294889 gene encoding uncharacterized protein LOC113294889 yields the protein MGSSNVNLTNSVDLNNPVEESPSIDLVKGTNDRCAISKFSLIGRLDLVRLKFSESVLDLKNQWKLEGQCKIIPLGKGFFTIKLDNEKDKGYIKAGKWEVRHQELWTRNWIPNFRPENHRTSYANIWVHLPGLSLEYWDEQTLFIICNALGTPFKVDEATLNVKSGLYASVLVNIDLAKKVPNKLWIKIKFGGFMQDVLLTNLPKFCHNCKIVGHF from the coding sequence ATGGGTTCTTCTAATGTCAATCTTACAAACTCTGTTGATCTTAACAATCCTGTTGAGGAAAGTCCTTCAATAGATCTTGTAAAAGGAACTAATGATAGATGTGCTATTTCGAAATTCTCATTGATTGGAAGACTTGATTTAGTTCGATTGAAATTTTCTGAATCTGTTTTGGATCTGAAAAATCAGTGGAAACTTGAAGGTCAATGCAAAATAATTCCATTAGGAAAAGGATTCTTCACAATCAAACTTGATAATGAGAAGGATAAGGGTTATATTAAAGCTGGTAAATGGGAAGTTCGTCATCAGGAATTATGGACTAGAAATTGGATTCCTAATTTTCGTCCAGAAAATCATCGTACTTCTTATGCAAATATTTGGGTACATCTTCCAGGATTAAGCTTAGAGTATTGGGATGAACAAACTTTATTCATTATCTGCAATGCTTTGGGTACTCCATTTAAAGTGGATGAAGCTACATTAAACGTTAAAAGTGGTTTATATGCAAGTGTCTTAGTAAATATTGATTTAGCAAAGAAGGTGCCAAATAAACTTTGGATCAAAATAAagtttggaggttttatgcaagatGTTTTACTTACCAATCTACCTAAATTCTGTCACAACTGCAAAATTGTAGGTCATTTTTAA